Proteins encoded in a region of the Salmo trutta chromosome 34, fSalTru1.1, whole genome shotgun sequence genome:
- the LOC115173210 gene encoding sclerostin domain-containing protein 1-like yields MLLTTCVFQLALFCLIISNCQAAKNSATEKLNPQLISTVQDTPSSNVSMNQARNGGRRLTSAARKEQGQAQSQVGCRELRSTKYISDGQCTSLNPIKELVCAGECLPSHLLPNWIGSGPGYTGKFWSRREAQEWRCVIDRTRTQRISLQCQDGSSRTYKITVVTSCKCKRYSRQNNDSGNGKSELEVRQAQGQGSTLQGPKRRKGKEGKNGRSGQEDWAEEQPKKY; encoded by the exons ATGCTTCTTACCACGTGTGTGTTCCAGCTCGCGCTCTTCTGCCTTATTATAAGTAACTGTCAAGCTGCCAAGAACAGCGCAACGGAAAAGTTAAACCCTCAGTTGATCAGTACGGTCCAGGATACACCGAGTAGTAATGTATCAATGAATCAAGCACGCAACGGAGGAAGGCGTTTGACCAGCGCTGCGCGGAAAG AGCAGGGTCAGGCACAGAGCCAGGTGGGCTGCAGAGAGCTGCGTTCCACCAAGTACATCTCAGATGGTCAGTGCACCAGCCTGAACCCAATCAAGGAGCTGGTTTGTGCTGGGGAGTGTCTTCCCTCCCACCTGCTGCCCAACTGGATCGGCTCCGGTCCCGGGTACACCGGGAAGTTCTGGAGCCGGCGGGAGGCCCAGGAGTGGCGCTGCGTCATTGACCGGACACGGACCCAGCGCATCAGCCTGCAGTGTCAGGACGGAAGCTCCAGGACCTATAAGATCACTGTGGTTACCTCCTGCAAGTGTAAACGCTACTCCAGGCAGAACAATGACTCTGGGAATGGGAAGTCAGAGCTGGAGGTGAGGCAGGCCCAGGGCCAGGGCTCCACACTCCAGGGGCccaagaggaggaagggaaaggaAGGGAAGAATGGACGTTCTGGGCAGGAGGACTGGGCAGAAGAACAGCCTAAAAAATACTGA
- the LOC115173810 gene encoding ankyrin repeat and MYND domain-containing protein 2 isoform X2, which translates to MAAPKKGDLSAAEREILQVIAAGDVQEVARLLGSKDVRVNCLDEYGMTPLMHAAYKGQADMCSLLLQHGADVNCNEHDYGYTALMFAGLSGKTDITSMMLDAGAETDLVNSVGRTAAQMAAFVGQHDCVTVINNFFSRARLEYYTRPQGLEREAKLPPKLAGPLHKIIMTSNLNPVKLVMLVRENPLLVDVGALEKCYHVMDLLCEQCVKQQDMNEVLAMKMHYISYVLQKCMAFLLDRDDKLDVLIKSLLKGRDGDGFPQYQEKFIRDCIRKFPYCEAALLQQLVRSIAPVEIGNDPTAFSVLTQALTGKMAFIDAEFCATCGERGAEKRCSLCKMVTYCGLMCQRLHWFTHKKICKGLQEKDAPRLRELNDEENDMVKETASFLAELCLKAEERMASSGCPGPSAPDQLNCPSTSSEGPPSCHQE; encoded by the exons ATGGCTGCTCCCAAGAAAGGAGATCTTTCAGCAGCTGAGCGAGAAATATTACAGGTTATTGCTGCAG GCGATGTGCAGGAGGTTGCACGGCTGCTGGGGTCTAAGGACGTCAGAGTCAACTGTCTGGATGAG taTGGAATGACCCCCCTAATGCACGCAGCATACAAGGGCCAGGCAGACATGTGCAGTCTGCTGCTACAGCACGGGGCAGATGTCAACTGTAATGAACATGATTATGGATACACAGCCCTCATGTTTGCTGGACTCTCAG GAAAGACAGACATAACCTCCATGATGCTGGATGCGGGTGCAGAGACAGACCTGGTCAATTCAGTAGGTCGCACGGCTGCTCAGATGGCTGCTTTCGTGG GCCAGCATGACTGTGTGACAGTGATCAACAACTTCTTCTCTCGAGCGCGGCTGGAGTACTACACTAGGCCTCAGGGGCTGGAGCGAGAAGCCAAACTCCCTCCCAAACTGGCTGGACCTCTTCACAAGATCATCATGACCTCCAACCTCAACCCTGTCAAG CTGGTGATGCTGGTCAGGGAGAACCCTCTGCTGGTGGACGTGGGAGCATTAGAGAAGTGTTACCATGTCATGGACCTGCTGTGTGAGCAGTGTGTGAAGCAGCAGGATATGAATGAAGTCCTGGCCATGAAGATGCACTACATTAGCTATGTGCTGCAGAAATGCATGGCCTTCCTTCTGGACCGTGATGACAAGCTAGATGTGCTCATCAagag CCTGttgaaggggagggatggagatggTTTTCCTCAGTACCAGGAGAAGTTCATTAGAGACTGCATCAGGAAGTTTCCCTACTGTGAAGCCGCACTGCTACAGCAGCTGGTCAGGAGCATTGCACCAGTGGAGATT GGTAATGACCCGACAGCATTCTCGGTGCTAACCCAGGCTCTCACGGGTAAGATGGCCTTCATAGACGCAGAGTTCTGTGCTACGtgtggagagaggggggcagagaagaGATGCTCCCTCTGCAAAATG GTGACGTACTGTGGCCTGATGTGTCAGCGACTCCACTGGTTCACCCATAAGAAGATCTGTAAAGGACTGCAGGAGAAGGATGCCCCGAGGCTGAGGGAGCTCAATG ATGAGGAGAATGACATGGTGAAGGAGACAGCCAGCTTCCTGGCAGAGCTGTGTTTGAAGGCAGAGGAGCGCATGGCGTCATCAGGTTGTCCCGGTCCCTCAGCGCCAGACCAGCTGAACTGCCCCTCCACATCCTCAGAGGGACCACCATCCTGCCACCAGGAATGA
- the LOC115173810 gene encoding ankyrin repeat and MYND domain-containing protein 2 isoform X1, with protein MAAPKKGDLSAAEREILQVIAAGDVQEVARLLGSKDVRVNCLDEYGMTPLMHAAYKGQADMCSLLLQHGADVNCNEHDYGYTALMFAGLSGKTDITSMMLDAGAETDLVNSVGRTAAQMAAFVGKEVIALNFFHTGQHDCVTVINNFFSRARLEYYTRPQGLEREAKLPPKLAGPLHKIIMTSNLNPVKLVMLVRENPLLVDVGALEKCYHVMDLLCEQCVKQQDMNEVLAMKMHYISYVLQKCMAFLLDRDDKLDVLIKSLLKGRDGDGFPQYQEKFIRDCIRKFPYCEAALLQQLVRSIAPVEIGNDPTAFSVLTQALTGKMAFIDAEFCATCGERGAEKRCSLCKMVTYCGLMCQRLHWFTHKKICKGLQEKDAPRLRELNDEENDMVKETASFLAELCLKAEERMASSGCPGPSAPDQLNCPSTSSEGPPSCHQE; from the exons ATGGCTGCTCCCAAGAAAGGAGATCTTTCAGCAGCTGAGCGAGAAATATTACAGGTTATTGCTGCAG GCGATGTGCAGGAGGTTGCACGGCTGCTGGGGTCTAAGGACGTCAGAGTCAACTGTCTGGATGAG taTGGAATGACCCCCCTAATGCACGCAGCATACAAGGGCCAGGCAGACATGTGCAGTCTGCTGCTACAGCACGGGGCAGATGTCAACTGTAATGAACATGATTATGGATACACAGCCCTCATGTTTGCTGGACTCTCAG GAAAGACAGACATAACCTCCATGATGCTGGATGCGGGTGCAGAGACAGACCTGGTCAATTCAGTAGGTCGCACGGCTGCTCAGATGGCTGCTTTCGTGGGTAAAGAAGTGATCGCCTTAAACTTCTTTCACACAG GCCAGCATGACTGTGTGACAGTGATCAACAACTTCTTCTCTCGAGCGCGGCTGGAGTACTACACTAGGCCTCAGGGGCTGGAGCGAGAAGCCAAACTCCCTCCCAAACTGGCTGGACCTCTTCACAAGATCATCATGACCTCCAACCTCAACCCTGTCAAG CTGGTGATGCTGGTCAGGGAGAACCCTCTGCTGGTGGACGTGGGAGCATTAGAGAAGTGTTACCATGTCATGGACCTGCTGTGTGAGCAGTGTGTGAAGCAGCAGGATATGAATGAAGTCCTGGCCATGAAGATGCACTACATTAGCTATGTGCTGCAGAAATGCATGGCCTTCCTTCTGGACCGTGATGACAAGCTAGATGTGCTCATCAagag CCTGttgaaggggagggatggagatggTTTTCCTCAGTACCAGGAGAAGTTCATTAGAGACTGCATCAGGAAGTTTCCCTACTGTGAAGCCGCACTGCTACAGCAGCTGGTCAGGAGCATTGCACCAGTGGAGATT GGTAATGACCCGACAGCATTCTCGGTGCTAACCCAGGCTCTCACGGGTAAGATGGCCTTCATAGACGCAGAGTTCTGTGCTACGtgtggagagaggggggcagagaagaGATGCTCCCTCTGCAAAATG GTGACGTACTGTGGCCTGATGTGTCAGCGACTCCACTGGTTCACCCATAAGAAGATCTGTAAAGGACTGCAGGAGAAGGATGCCCCGAGGCTGAGGGAGCTCAATG ATGAGGAGAATGACATGGTGAAGGAGACAGCCAGCTTCCTGGCAGAGCTGTGTTTGAAGGCAGAGGAGCGCATGGCGTCATCAGGTTGTCCCGGTCCCTCAGCGCCAGACCAGCTGAACTGCCCCTCCACATCCTCAGAGGGACCACCATCCTGCCACCAGGAATGA